A DNA window from Arachis duranensis cultivar V14167 chromosome 3, aradu.V14167.gnm2.J7QH, whole genome shotgun sequence contains the following coding sequences:
- the LOC107477227 gene encoding ammonium transporter 2 member 5, whose translation MAATLPSNIMPSPSSPDWLNKADNAWQLVAATLVGLQSVPGLIILYGGAVKKKWAVNSAFMCLYAFACVFFCWIVWGYRMSFGDKLAPFWGKAAVALDEKYLFDPAFSGMFPNATMVYFQGVFAAITLILIAGALLGRMNFYAWMAFVPLWLTFSYTFTAFSIWSPNGFLFKLGIIDYSGGYVIHLSSGVAGFTAAYWVGPRLNKDRERFPPNNILLMLAGAGLLWMGWTGFNGGDPYSVGLDSSLAVLNTHACTATSLLTWVILDVIFFRKPSVIGAVQGMITGLVCITPAAGVVQGWAAILMGMLSGSIPWFTMMVVHKRSKLLQKVDDTMAVLHTHAIAGTLGGVLSGLFAVPKLNFLFYGSYNKYVGLFYGLKMGMSKTGFRQIWIQLVGIFFVVTLNVISTSLICLLIRMFIPLRMSEEDMEIGDEAAHGEEAYAIWGQGDKLENASSKYASSMYDDVEAATNKKKRSGQVEMM comes from the exons atggcAGCTACATTGCCTTCGAACATCATGCCATCCCCTTCGAGTCCCGATTGGTTGAACAAAGCCGACAATGCGTGGCAACTCGTCGCGGCAACACTCGTCGGCCTTCAAAGTGTTCCTGGACTCATAATCTTGTATGGAGGAGCAGTGAAGAAAAAATGGGCAGTGAACTCAGCGTTCATGTGCTTGTATGCATTTGCATGTGTCTTCTTCTGTTGGATTGTATGGGGTTATAGAATGTCCTTTGGTGATAAGCTTGCACCATTTTGGGGTAAAGCTGCGGTTGCACTTGATGAAAAGTACCTTTTTGACCCTGCATTTTCAGGGATGTTCCCAAATGCAACAATGGTGTATTTCCAGGGTGTGTTTGCAGCCATAACATTGATTTTGATAGCTGGTGCTTTGTTGGGAAGAATGAACTTTTATGCATGGATGGCTTTTGTGCCTCTTTGGCTCACTTTCTCATACACCTTCACTGCATTCAGTATATGGAGTCCAAATGGGTTCTTGTTCAAGCTTGGGATAATTGATTACTCTGGTGGATATGTTATTCATTTGTCTTCTGGTGTTGCTGGATTCACTGCTGCTTATTGG GTTGGACCACGTCTTAACAAGGATAGAGAAAGGTTTCCTCCAAACAACATCCTACTGATGTTGGCTGGGGCTGGTTTACTCTGGATGGGGTGGACCGGCTTCAATGGCGGCGACCCCTACTCAGTAGGCCTGGATTCCTCCCTGGCTGTGTTGAACACTCATGCTTGCACTGCCACCAGCTTGCTCACTTGGGTCATTCTTGATGTCATCTTCTTCCGCAAACCCTCCGTCATTGGTGCTGTTCAAGGCATGATCACCGGCTTGGTCTGCATTACCCCTGCCGCAG GAGTTGTGCAAGGATGGGCAGCAATTCTAATGGGGATGCTATCAGGCTCAATTCCATGGTTCACAATGATGGTAGTTCACAAGAGATCAAAGCTTCTCCAAAAGGTGGATGACACAATGGCAGTGTTGCACACTCATGCCATTGCAGGAACCCTTGGAGGAGTCCTTTCAGGCCTATTTGCTGTGCCAAAGCTCAACTTCTTGTTCTATGGTTCTTACAACAAATATGTTGGACTCTTCTATGGCCTCAAAATGGGAATGAGCAAAACAGGGTTTAGACAAATATGGATTCAGTTGgttgggattttctttgtgGTCACATTGAATGTGATTAGCACAAGCTTGATATGCCTGTTGATTAGGATGTTTATTCCTCTGAGGATGTCTGAGGAAGACATGGAGATTGGTGATGAAGCTGCCCATGGTGAAGAGGCTTATGCTATATGGGGTCAAGGTGATAAGCTTGAGAATGCAAGCTCTAAGTATGCAAGTTCAATGTATGATGATGTTGAAGCAGCCACCAATAAGAAAAAGCGTAGTGGCCAAGTTGAGATGATGTAG